The Bacillus cereus group sp. RP43 genome window below encodes:
- a CDS encoding RNA-guided endonuclease TnpB family protein, with translation MTKHNKSYKFRLYPTGEQAYLMRKTFGCVRFVYNRMLAERKEIYEKYKGDKEQLKKQKLPTPAKYKKEFEWLKEVDSLALANAQLNLQTAYKNFFSGQNDFPTFKSKKDRKSYTTNVVNGNIMLLNGHIKLPKLKMVRIKQHREIPQDHMIKSCTISMSSIGKYYVSILTEYEKEIVKKKVETVVGLDFAMDGLYVSSEGEKANYPKFYRKILDQLAKAQRVLSRRTKGSIRWDKQRIRIAKLHEKVANQRKNFLHHKSKELATHFDVVAIEDLNMKGMSQSLHFGKSVVDNGWGMFTSFLAYKLNEQGKQLVKIDKWFPSTKTCSSCGNLKNMSLSERVYSCICGVNLDRDYNAAINIKNEAIRLLALA, from the coding sequence ATGACAAAGCATAATAAATCCTATAAATTTCGTTTGTATCCAACGGGAGAACAAGCATATCTTATGCGTAAAACTTTTGGTTGTGTGCGCTTTGTATATAACAGAATGTTGGCTGAACGTAAAGAAATATATGAAAAATACAAAGGTGATAAGGAACAACTAAAGAAACAGAAGCTTCCTACTCCTGCAAAATACAAAAAAGAGTTCGAGTGGTTGAAAGAAGTTGATTCATTAGCTTTGGCAAATGCTCAACTAAACTTGCAAACTGCCTATAAGAATTTCTTTAGTGGTCAAAATGACTTCCCAACATTCAAAAGCAAAAAAGACAGAAAGTCTTATACAACGAATGTAGTAAATGGAAATATTATGTTGCTAAATGGTCATATCAAATTACCAAAACTGAAAATGGTACGTATCAAACAACATAGAGAAATACCACAAGACCATATGATCAAGTCATGTACAATCTCCATGTCATCCATCGGTAAATACTATGTATCCATTTTGACTGAATACGAAAAAGAAATTGTAAAAAAAAAAGTAGAAACAGTTGTTGGATTAGACTTTGCGATGGATGGATTATACGTTAGTTCTGAGGGTGAGAAAGCCAATTATCCTAAGTTCTATCGTAAAATATTAGACCAATTAGCAAAGGCACAACGAGTATTATCAAGAAGAACAAAAGGTTCTATTCGTTGGGATAAACAACGTATCCGTATAGCTAAGTTACATGAAAAAGTAGCGAACCAACGTAAGAACTTCCTTCATCATAAGTCTAAAGAGTTAGCTACTCATTTTGATGTTGTAGCTATTGAAGACCTAAACATGAAAGGAATGTCGCAATCACTTCATTTTGGAAAAAGTGTTGTTGATAATGGTTGGGGTATGTTCACTTCTTTCTTAGCTTATAAACTAAATGAACAAGGAAAACAGCTTGTGAAAATAGACAAATGGTTTCCTTCTACAAAAACATGTAGCAGTTGTGGAAATCTAAAAAATATGTCATTGTCTGAACGAGTATATTCTTGTATATGCGGTGTAAATCTCGATAGAGATTATAACGCAGCTATCAATATCAAAAATGAAGCAATACGCCTATTAGCGTTAGCATAA
- a CDS encoding DUF3854 domain-containing protein has product MNYNIQKGQFRLTTAHPRGSWWEFYRVPCPICNGIGNCMLHVSQEKVACTRVESKWVYGKNSSNPSYIHYLNGKKQYQLPDVDVVKGHSKRSNEELDIFNRNLIEFIPLEENHHTHLLQDRKMTEEQVQVRQYRSFLKQQIELEDDNTYTSIWEKLFKQMGKKDCWQGIPGFYEMKKGQLSLRLMAGFPGIMIPFRNQHNQIVGWQVRVDEVKNSVHVKSGPTGIQAELVQQPNVVKITKNADCIYEGKLQIGKNKELLIDGEKVVVKIHKGQKYLWISSANKNQGTGAGGSENPLPVHVAVPSSHLKHRKSGTLHQTKSVMVTEGPMKADLIADLIPQRLNKEEISNVGTTVLAIPGVNAWRIVMPVLKDMGVENVYLAFDADLVENEKVRAALIAFATELKQEGYNVIIAAWNPTQGKGLDDAMQASYKPVFRTI; this is encoded by the coding sequence ATGAATTATAACATACAAAAAGGACAGTTTCGTTTGACAACTGCACATCCAAGAGGTAGTTGGTGGGAATTTTATCGTGTTCCATGCCCGATTTGCAATGGGATTGGAAACTGTATGTTGCATGTTTCGCAGGAGAAGGTAGCATGTACCCGTGTAGAAAGCAAATGGGTATACGGTAAAAATTCAAGCAATCCAAGTTATATCCATTATCTAAATGGTAAGAAACAGTATCAATTACCAGATGTAGATGTGGTAAAGGGGCATAGTAAGCGTAGTAATGAAGAATTAGATATATTTAATCGAAATTTAATTGAATTCATACCATTAGAGGAGAACCATCATACACATTTACTTCAAGATAGAAAAATGACTGAGGAACAAGTGCAGGTACGTCAATATCGTTCTTTCTTAAAGCAACAAATTGAGTTAGAGGATGACAATACGTATACAAGTATTTGGGAGAAGTTATTTAAACAAATGGGCAAAAAAGATTGTTGGCAGGGAATACCCGGTTTTTATGAAATGAAGAAAGGACAACTTTCTCTTCGCCTAATGGCAGGTTTTCCAGGGATTATGATTCCGTTCCGAAACCAACATAATCAAATTGTTGGTTGGCAAGTTCGTGTAGATGAAGTAAAGAACTCTGTTCATGTGAAATCTGGACCTACAGGTATACAAGCCGAACTAGTCCAACAGCCTAATGTTGTGAAAATAACCAAAAATGCTGATTGTATCTATGAAGGAAAACTACAGATAGGAAAAAATAAAGAGTTATTAATCGACGGGGAAAAAGTTGTTGTAAAGATACATAAAGGTCAAAAATACTTATGGATCTCTTCAGCAAACAAAAATCAAGGGACTGGTGCAGGAGGTAGTGAAAATCCACTTCCTGTACATGTAGCGGTGCCAAGCTCACATTTGAAACATCGGAAATCTGGTACGCTGCATCAAACAAAATCTGTGATGGTTACAGAGGGACCGATGAAGGCGGACTTGATTGCTGATTTAATTCCTCAAAGGCTAAATAAAGAAGAAATATCTAACGTAGGGACAACAGTTCTTGCGATTCCAGGTGTAAATGCATGGAGAATCGTTATGCCTGTATTAAAAGATATGGGCGTGGAAAATGTGTATTTAGCATTTGACGCTGACTTAGTTGAGAATGAAAAAGTAAGAGCGGCCTTAATTGCGTTTGCGACAGAGTTAAAGCAAGAGGGCTATAACGTAATCATAGCTGCATGGAACCCAACGCAAGGGAAAGGGCTGGATGATGCAATGCAAGCTTCTTACAAGCCAGTTTTTCGTACCATCTAA
- a CDS encoding WxL domain-containing protein, which produces MKRGKIFTSVMLLTAACLFVGIKDNTILADQAVSQQNGIPTLTASGKENEVKLEWAIDILDQDVLWKIDFNNPKDVNLMNGWGEFYGNGNQSLQSEVYYPNGADTSGYKVFDTKLGGNRVLYPYTVRTDSIAVFKRLNVPNNAYISATFKAKSQGVGKISFYGDGSWETGREFDYYNATVLKDVPSGSKELEISNISLFPEREPGNNIPRDRKHITSDINKDVYQDSPMVDKVIPYQDGSGQGKLVLNSPIMTSMKQGDRLKTRKWAAPIQLPNNRTVTKDDSNKDINGWSTFSMNTQVANNPFYITEQRGVTFYMLAYSEGITYVDELKVGYASEAEVYRGNQQIYKGRLSDYVDKEARDQAVPTAPEGFQIENRELKETKVTFDSAKDEGSIYHYKIRGVGRNGASDFSKEVPATVTSGVKGYEYVVNDKPDISLDNVSGIQFTNQTSIQFPTDYSKPQYVHIRTVDKAGNKSATKHVSTTQKGHVDMLTVPKSVEFSPIQLNGEKQNSYGTLGKIMIHDSRNQADGWRLNVTISPFTESNISKQLPKGSLYLKNQVSVTKVKGPETGKPTVQVPNAPIDNGAAQTVIQAPKDVAIGEYQIDFGQNAFQLQLDPGTTYVGKNKQATYASTVTWSLVSGP; this is translated from the coding sequence GTGAAACGGGGGAAGATATTCACTTCGGTCATGCTTTTAACCGCCGCATGCTTATTTGTAGGTATAAAAGATAACACTATATTAGCTGATCAAGCAGTAAGCCAGCAGAATGGTATTCCAACACTCACTGCAAGTGGAAAAGAGAATGAGGTCAAATTGGAATGGGCAATTGATATCTTAGATCAAGATGTACTATGGAAAATTGATTTTAATAACCCTAAAGATGTCAATTTAATGAATGGTTGGGGAGAATTTTATGGGAATGGGAATCAAAGTTTACAATCAGAAGTCTATTATCCAAATGGTGCAGATACCAGTGGATACAAAGTATTTGATACAAAATTAGGAGGGAATCGAGTCTTATATCCCTATACTGTTAGAACAGATTCTATCGCTGTTTTTAAAAGGTTAAACGTCCCAAATAATGCTTATATTTCCGCTACCTTTAAAGCCAAGTCACAAGGAGTAGGAAAGATTAGCTTTTATGGTGACGGAAGTTGGGAAACAGGGAGAGAGTTTGATTACTACAACGCTACTGTTTTAAAAGATGTGCCGAGCGGTTCGAAAGAATTAGAAATTAGTAATATCTCCTTGTTTCCAGAAAGAGAACCAGGCAACAACATACCAAGGGATAGAAAACATATAACTTCAGACATAAATAAAGATGTGTATCAAGATTCTCCGATGGTAGATAAAGTAATTCCTTATCAGGATGGTTCTGGACAGGGGAAGTTAGTATTAAATAGTCCTATTATGACTTCAATGAAACAAGGTGACCGCTTAAAAACAAGAAAATGGGCAGCACCTATCCAATTACCAAATAATCGTACGGTCACAAAGGATGATTCTAATAAAGACATAAATGGATGGTCTACATTTAGTATGAATACCCAAGTTGCAAATAACCCTTTTTATATTACCGAGCAACGAGGCGTAACGTTTTATATGCTTGCTTACTCTGAAGGGATAACATATGTAGATGAACTAAAAGTGGGATATGCATCAGAAGCAGAAGTATACCGAGGGAATCAGCAAATATATAAAGGTAGACTTTCTGACTATGTAGATAAAGAAGCAAGGGATCAAGCTGTACCAACTGCACCTGAAGGTTTTCAAATAGAAAATAGAGAGCTAAAGGAAACAAAAGTAACATTTGATTCCGCGAAAGATGAAGGGAGTATCTATCATTATAAAATTCGTGGAGTTGGTAGGAATGGTGCTTCAGACTTTTCTAAGGAGGTGCCTGCAACTGTAACAAGCGGAGTAAAGGGATATGAATATGTAGTAAATGATAAACCGGATATATCACTTGATAATGTAAGTGGTATTCAGTTTACAAATCAGACTAGCATTCAGTTTCCGACGGATTATTCTAAGCCGCAATATGTACATATCCGAACAGTAGATAAAGCTGGAAATAAAAGTGCAACAAAGCATGTTTCTACCACACAAAAAGGGCATGTAGACATGCTCACTGTACCAAAAAGCGTGGAATTCAGTCCGATTCAATTAAATGGAGAAAAACAAAATTCATATGGTACGCTAGGGAAAATCATGATACATGATAGTCGGAATCAAGCGGATGGATGGAGATTGAATGTTACTATATCACCATTTACAGAGTCGAACATATCAAAACAATTGCCAAAGGGTTCTCTATACTTGAAAAATCAAGTGAGTGTAACAAAAGTAAAAGGGCCAGAGACAGGAAAACCTACTGTACAGGTTCCAAATGCTCCTATTGATAATGGGGCAGCACAAACCGTTATCCAGGCTCCAAAAGATGTAGCGATTGGAGAATATCAAATAGATTTTGGTCAAAATGCATTCCAGCTTCAGCTAGATCCTGGGACAACCTATGTAGGGAAGAATAAGCAAGCAACATACGCTTCTACGGTTACGTGGTCGTTAGTGAGTGGACCTTAA
- a CDS encoding DUF916 domain-containing protein, whose translation MKDYAYKIFISILVAIIFILSLSLKPFQLVYAEEKQDSLPFDVNIHVPDNQIGDIKNYFTLQVKKKQNQTVKMDVHNKANTPIKVNVKVANALTSTNGGIMYVPNREVSQSKLMDTGFYMDQYVQAPSTVTLEGNQTKTMEVQLTTPNQDGVFLGGLLFELVQDTKSQDLEKDGLNFSVHNRIEYAVAIQLNVDKTENSVNNLSLKLNGTAVESYPTQPQVHALIQNTNANIVRDVTVSYEVLSKDNVLFRGNIPAFNVAPKSKVGLAIPWKAKEYKDGKYMLKVTIKENGVPKTYTEEFQITASNVTEYAEQTGAVKVLPTYSNQTYMIVAGVVIVIISIFVFVWWRKKHSKQREEPKSS comes from the coding sequence ATGAAAGACTATGCATATAAAATTTTTATTAGTATATTGGTGGCTATTATATTCATTTTAAGTCTAAGCCTAAAACCATTTCAGCTTGTTTATGCAGAAGAAAAACAAGATAGTCTACCATTTGATGTAAACATTCATGTTCCAGATAATCAGATAGGCGATATCAAAAACTATTTTACTTTACAGGTGAAAAAGAAACAGAACCAAACAGTGAAAATGGATGTACACAATAAAGCTAATACTCCAATCAAAGTGAATGTAAAAGTGGCCAATGCTCTCACCTCTACAAACGGAGGTATTATGTATGTGCCAAACCGTGAAGTTTCACAAAGTAAGTTAATGGATACAGGTTTTTATATGGATCAGTATGTGCAAGCTCCTTCCACTGTTACTTTAGAAGGTAATCAAACGAAGACCATGGAGGTACAACTAACGACACCTAATCAAGATGGAGTATTTTTGGGTGGATTATTGTTTGAATTAGTCCAAGATACAAAATCACAGGATCTTGAAAAAGATGGACTGAACTTCTCTGTACATAACCGTATCGAATATGCGGTAGCGATACAATTGAATGTAGACAAGACTGAAAATTCAGTTAATAACCTGTCTCTAAAGTTAAATGGCACAGCCGTTGAATCGTATCCAACACAACCACAAGTGCATGCACTTATTCAAAATACAAATGCAAATATCGTGAGGGATGTGACTGTTTCTTATGAAGTTTTATCTAAGGATAATGTCCTATTTCGTGGGAATATACCAGCATTTAATGTTGCCCCGAAATCTAAGGTAGGATTGGCTATTCCATGGAAAGCGAAAGAGTACAAAGATGGAAAGTATATGCTAAAAGTCACAATAAAAGAGAATGGTGTACCAAAAACATATACAGAAGAATTCCAGATAACTGCTTCTAATGTGACAGAGTACGCGGAACAAACAGGTGCAGTAAAGGTGTTACCGACGTATTCTAATCAAACATATATGATAGTGGCTGGTGTTGTAATCGTAATCATTTCAATATTTGTATTTGTATGGTGGAGAAAGAAGCATTCCAAACAGAGAGAAGAACCAAAATCCTCATAA
- a CDS encoding WxL domain-containing protein has product MKFSKVMIPTLATVALGMSLMGTPASAATTTETKLTQSITGGEHNVAVTPVSNFTAVTLSGETQVTNANPGVLTVTDATGSGNGWRINVKADQFKVSGDAKSNRTLPKGSLVLNSGGAAITKIGGTSSPNPEFKTANFIIDTDNQVTILSAKKDEGMGKYNVAFNDKSMALTLNPHSTYVENKAGATSYESKLTYSIVTGP; this is encoded by the coding sequence ATGAAATTTAGTAAAGTAATGATTCCTACTTTAGCAACAGTAGCTCTTGGCATGTCTTTGATGGGTACACCTGCAAGTGCAGCAACAACAACTGAGACGAAATTAACACAAAGTATTACGGGTGGAGAACATAATGTTGCTGTTACTCCAGTCAGTAATTTCACCGCTGTAACACTAAGTGGAGAAACACAAGTGACAAATGCAAATCCTGGTGTGCTAACAGTGACAGATGCAACTGGTTCAGGGAATGGTTGGAGAATCAATGTAAAAGCAGATCAATTTAAAGTAAGTGGAGATGCAAAATCAAATCGAACACTTCCAAAAGGATCTCTAGTCCTAAATAGTGGCGGTGCTGCTATTACGAAAATAGGCGGGACAAGTTCACCTAATCCAGAGTTTAAAACAGCTAACTTTATAATAGATACAGATAATCAAGTTACGATTTTAAGTGCGAAAAAAGATGAAGGTATGGGGAAATATAATGTAGCATTTAATGATAAGTCAATGGCTTTAACATTAAACCCTCATAGTACATATGTAGAGAATAAGGCTGGTGCTACCTCGTATGAGTCGAAACTTACCTATTCCATTGTAACAGGACCTTAA